From the Ipomoea triloba cultivar NCNSP0323 chromosome 8, ASM357664v1 genome, the window ATGAAGAGAAAATCAAGCACAGCCTCTCTCATGGAATGTTCAATCTCCATGTATACATATTTATTCAGAAagctgagagagagagagagagaaagagagaagaaaaagctAAGCAGATCGAAATGATGGGTTCAAGAAATCACATTATTATTCTTCCTTTGTGTTTGGCCTTAATAGGCGTTTATGCAAGCGAAGCCGCGGCGGAGAAGCTGAGCCCATTCTGCGAGGGCCTGCCGGCGGACAATGTCCCCTTCTGCTCACAAGTTTTGAAGGGCGAAAGCAAGTGGGAGGAAGCGGTGGTGAAGATGATATTGGCGACAATGGCGAAGGTAAAAGCTCAGCAGTCAAAGGCGGAGACCATCGGAGAAAAGCTGCCGCCGACGATCCCCAAATCGGACAGGGCGGACGTGGCGGAGAAATGCAAGAGCGGCTACAACTACGCGCTGGACAATTTGAAGCACTCGCTCAAGCGGATCCGCCGCGGCGTTTATGTTAGGACGGACAGCGTGGTTTACACCGCTTGGGCAGGGATTTACGAGTGCAGCGGCGCCCTCAAACATTTCAACGTAAGCCTCCCtccttcccaattttttttttttttttgagtgttactgactctgttataatgtagctactttctcaacctactgaagcacaaagggTCAACAGTTGcctgcctccactgag encodes:
- the LOC116026572 gene encoding uncharacterized protein LOC116026572, translating into MMGSRNHIIILPLCLALIGVYASEAAAEKLSPFCEGLPADNVPFCSQVLKGESKWEEAVVKMILATMAKVKAQQSKAETIGEKLPPTIPKSDRADVAEKCKSGYNYALDNLKHSLKRIRRGVYVRTDSVVYTAWAGIYECSGALKHFNVDMNVEPFKAQDEAEKAVGSCHGAVSKALDSAGLTESPQDEAD